In one Lolium rigidum isolate FL_2022 chromosome 3, APGP_CSIRO_Lrig_0.1, whole genome shotgun sequence genomic region, the following are encoded:
- the LOC124695119 gene encoding uncharacterized protein LOC124695119, whose protein sequence is MELIPISYIAMALSLVLLLPSYATASVPTGMIERETKQQILASIPPHGQENPVLFLTSPSGKYAAHFIRSQTVPGAGGLGADFCYVEILDASEPGAEGQSVWESECLAVSTINTCALVFSWKGLEVFDGSNSVWHTHDTESVDNNFLRTLELVDEGDMRILDKGGELAWKASDEPRAAQHCGMPGSPGLVSATAPFAQPIGQGSSNLPFGQDVGGNGNGNAGAAALPQDASYGGVAGQGHGVEDVGQSIGFGSQPLLDSSPYDSAALKHGCSLLGTALALGVSAAITMALSF, encoded by the coding sequence ATGGAGCTCATCCCTATCTCCTACATTGCCATGGCCCTCTCGTTGGTGCTTCTCCTCCCTTCCTATGCAACGGCGTCGGTGCCAACCGGCATGATAGAGCGGGAAACCAAGCAGCAGATTCTGGCGAGCATTCCGCCACATGGGCAGGAGAACCCCGTGCTGTTCCTGACATCGCCGTCTGGCAAGTACGCGGCGCACTTCATACGCAGCCAAACCGTGCCAGGCGCCGGCGGTCTCGGGGCGGACTTCTGCTACGTGGAAATTCTTGACGCCTCCGAGCCGGGCGCGGAGGGCCAGAGCGTGTGGGAGTCAGAGTGCTTGGCTGTGAGCACCATCAACACCTGCGCGCTCGTGTTCTCGTGGAAAGGTTTGGAGGTGTTCGACGGGAGCAACTCGGTGTGGCACACACACGACACGGAGTCGGTTGACAACAACTTCCTCAGAACGCTGGAGCTGGTGGACGAGGGTGACATGCGCAtcctcgacaagggcggtgagctgGCCTGGAAGGCCAGCGACGAGCCACGGGCAGCGCAGCACTGCGGCATGCCCGGCTCACCCGGCCTGGTCTCAGCAACTGCGCCCTTCGCCCAGCCGATCGGGCAGGGGAGCAGCAACCTGCCATTTGGACAGGATGTAGGAGGCAATGGAAACGGCAACGCCGGCGCTGCAGCGCTGCCACAAGATGCATCGTATGGTGGTGTCGCTGGGCAGGGGCATGGCGTGGAAGACGTGGGGCAGTCGATTGGATTTGGCAGCCAACCGTTGCTGGACAGCAGCCCATACGACAGTGCTGCACTGAAGCATGGATGCAGCTTGCTTGGAACTGCACTTGCCTTGGGTGTCAGTGCTGCAATTACCATGGCTCTCAGTTTCTGA